From one Candidatus Peregrinibacteria bacterium genomic stretch:
- a CDS encoding PIN domain-containing protein — MLIFIDSSVVVAALFSSTGASAEIFELCEMSFCKAVISECVVDEVERTLKKKSIEHLNIFRDLLKISKVKILPKPTKKELNTASSWIKDPDDVHILASAKSVNVDALLTLDIRHFIKDENVSRLSGLDIFTPGEFLNSIDF, encoded by the coding sequence ATGCTTATTTTTATTGATAGTAGTGTTGTTGTAGCCGCTCTTTTTTCTTCTACTGGTGCGTCGGCGGAGATTTTTGAATTATGTGAAATGAGTTTTTGTAAAGCGGTTATCTCTGAATGTGTGGTTGATGAAGTTGAGCGTACGTTAAAGAAAAAATCGATTGAGCATCTGAATATCTTTCGAGATTTGCTTAAGATCAGTAAAGTTAAAATTCTTCCGAAGCCTACTAAGAAGGAATTAAACACCGCTTCAAGTTGGATTAAAGACCCTGATGATGTTCATATTTTAGCGTCCGCTAAAAGTGTAAATGTCGATGCACTACTTACTCTCGATATAAGACATTTTATTAAAGACGAAAACGTAAGTCGCCTATCAGGTTTGGATATTTTTACTCCAGGTGAATTTCTTAATTCGATTGATTTTTAG